The following coding sequences lie in one Alicyclobacillus curvatus genomic window:
- a CDS encoding helix-turn-helix transcriptional regulator, with translation MSKRIGLIRVKTHSFTRARVLKGLSQRELAQVVDYSIGYVSQVERGVSHPSPQAAREFCRALDKPFDDLFYLDKVYKSKHQRTEGMESEG, from the coding sequence GTGTCGAAGCGTATTGGACTCATTCGGGTGAAAACGCATTCATTCACACGGGCGCGCGTTTTGAAAGGACTGTCACAAAGGGAACTGGCGCAGGTCGTCGATTACAGCATCGGCTATGTCAGCCAAGTGGAACGGGGGGTCAGTCATCCAAGTCCGCAAGCGGCCCGTGAGTTTTGTCGTGCATTGGACAAGCCCTTTGACGACCTTTTTTATCTTGATAAGGTTTACAAAAGTAAACATCAGAGAACGGAGGGCATGGAAAGTGAAGGATGA
- a CDS encoding methyltransferase domain-containing protein: MFIYPDMKEALQQLSAMGLVISPWLADMNGDGRFDPLVHEYLSRRARECAYTHWTEMERSYVLNDLPAPERIAQVAVYEIAASTAVYMAHETSGELDVDEGLAREAVDRVESFVRQYRFGTLLQLYMLVTSWENQNVLRHYGEIPEREFVRGTWHRPWVDYSLGEELMFASLVGNIRLERRGDRRFVQLTDDGHQVLKQTTDVLASVGYFRQRLNMLHISQFNLFIDYEQLASEIWPNAMELRREFLCWAGIKDGMQVVEPGCANGVFTFDGGLAEAVGPSGLVVAVDPAKAMLARARIKQEQLGIQWVSFRQGRAEGLPIGEEQFDAAIGVGFLHFTNRQKALEEMKRVVRPGSIIASMHPLKADLDAPFFREWFAPILELAAKRQERPRDYLLDPNAIHADFISAGLTDVEEQIMAMPSIFVDPERAIQHFIRGVGWFGEELASLPCRAREDLIDELIERGRFVCDRYSENERILPTSMQAIKAKVPIHSLDRP, from the coding sequence ATGTTCATCTACCCAGATATGAAAGAAGCACTCCAACAGCTATCGGCCATGGGGCTAGTCATCAGTCCTTGGCTTGCAGACATGAATGGAGACGGGCGATTTGACCCGCTGGTGCATGAATACCTAAGCAGACGAGCACGTGAGTGCGCATACACGCATTGGACCGAAATGGAACGGAGCTATGTGTTAAACGATTTACCGGCGCCAGAGCGTATCGCACAGGTAGCCGTGTACGAAATCGCAGCATCTACCGCTGTTTATATGGCACATGAAACCAGTGGGGAATTGGATGTAGATGAGGGATTGGCTCGAGAAGCCGTGGATCGCGTGGAATCGTTCGTGAGGCAGTACCGGTTCGGAACGCTGCTACAACTTTACATGCTGGTCACGAGTTGGGAAAACCAAAATGTGCTGCGTCATTATGGCGAGATACCCGAACGCGAATTCGTACGAGGGACTTGGCATCGACCGTGGGTGGATTACAGCCTTGGTGAAGAATTGATGTTTGCGTCATTGGTGGGAAATATCCGTCTTGAGCGCCGGGGGGACCGGCGTTTTGTGCAACTAACGGACGACGGCCATCAAGTGTTGAAACAAACGACAGACGTACTAGCATCCGTCGGCTACTTCCGCCAGCGCCTCAACATGCTTCATATCTCCCAATTTAATTTGTTTATCGATTATGAACAGTTGGCCAGCGAAATTTGGCCCAATGCGATGGAGCTACGTCGTGAATTTCTGTGTTGGGCAGGGATAAAGGATGGCATGCAAGTCGTCGAACCTGGCTGTGCCAACGGTGTTTTCACCTTTGATGGGGGATTAGCCGAAGCGGTCGGTCCATCTGGTCTCGTTGTAGCGGTGGATCCGGCTAAAGCGATGCTGGCTCGGGCACGCATTAAGCAAGAGCAACTTGGTATACAGTGGGTTTCCTTTCGACAAGGTCGAGCTGAGGGGTTGCCTATCGGAGAAGAGCAGTTCGACGCCGCCATTGGAGTCGGCTTCTTACACTTCACCAATCGTCAGAAGGCTCTCGAAGAAATGAAACGAGTGGTACGCCCCGGCAGCATAATTGCCAGTATGCACCCACTGAAAGCCGACCTGGATGCGCCATTCTTTCGGGAATGGTTTGCACCAATTTTAGAACTCGCTGCAAAGCGTCAGGAGCGCCCCAGGGACTATCTGCTCGACCCAAACGCGATTCACGCGGATTTCATAAGTGCGGGTTTGACCGACGTGGAAGAACAGATCATGGCCATGCCATCTATATTTGTTGATCCGGAAAGAGCCATTCAGCATTTTATCCGGGGAGTAGGATGGTTTGGTGAAGAACTCGCATCTCTGCCGTGCCGCGCAAGGGAGGATTTGATTGACGAACTCATTGAACGTGGCCGATTTGTGTGCGATCGGTACTCAGAGAATGAAAGGATCCTACCTACATCTATGCAGGCAATCAAAGCTAAGGTGCCGATTCATAGTCTTGATAGGCCATGA
- a CDS encoding winged helix-turn-helix domain-containing protein — MERGRDSRIWLGDDCYLNLNGAVLVKDGETKYLTPIEFRLLRYLAEHMGEVVLSNELIVRGWGENTMAQRDELYVFIHQIRVQLEDNPENPTCLKTVRRRGYILYPRRKYCSSCTLPPDGIRNAKT, encoded by the coding sequence ATGGAGCGTGGACGAGATAGTCGTATTTGGTTGGGTGACGATTGCTATCTGAACCTCAACGGTGCGGTCCTCGTTAAAGATGGAGAAACAAAGTATCTAACACCAATTGAATTTCGTCTGCTCCGATATTTAGCAGAGCATATGGGTGAAGTCGTTTTGAGCAATGAGCTGATTGTGCGTGGGTGGGGAGAAAATACAATGGCTCAACGTGACGAGTTGTACGTATTTATTCATCAGATCCGGGTTCAGCTTGAAGACAATCCGGAAAACCCGACTTGCCTGAAGACCGTCCGTAGACGCGGTTACATATTATACCCGCGAAGAAAGTACTGCTCATCTTGTACCCTGCCCCCAGATGGTATACGTAATGCCAAGACGTAA
- a CDS encoding helix-turn-helix domain-containing protein, with product MSEEFGAWLRKQRKERKLTLRTVAARAKMGIGHLSLLENGKRKPKAESLSSLALALGIPYGEVLRAAGYLDDLNLLFAHRLRSMRLEREIDIQDLASACGLSPKTIERWESGSNQLPSRKTVERLASHLKVTADYLLGLIDRPEAAAFDLGVLLEQENILYNGTLLTPEQRDFVHDLVRKVLDLSNSGSFTSKKDEEGNPK from the coding sequence ATGAGCGAAGAGTTTGGTGCGTGGTTACGAAAACAGCGGAAGGAACGAAAACTTACCCTGCGAACCGTCGCAGCACGAGCCAAGATGGGGATTGGGCACCTTTCGTTGCTTGAAAACGGGAAGCGAAAGCCAAAGGCGGAGTCGCTATCGTCTTTGGCCCTTGCCCTTGGGATTCCCTACGGGGAGGTGCTCCGTGCCGCAGGATATTTAGACGATCTCAATCTTCTCTTTGCTCATCGCCTACGGAGCATGCGGCTTGAACGGGAAATCGACATACAGGACTTGGCCAGTGCATGCGGTTTATCCCCTAAGACGATTGAACGGTGGGAGTCCGGCTCAAACCAACTCCCCAGCCGCAAAACAGTTGAACGCTTAGCGTCACATCTAAAAGTTACGGCTGATTATCTTCTCGGACTCATCGATCGCCCTGAGGCCGCCGCTTTTGATCTTGGCGTACTCCTTGAGCAGGAAAACATCTTATACAACGGCACGCTGCTGACACCGGAGCAGCGAGATTTCGTTCACGATCTCGTGCGTAAAGTCCTCGACTTATCCAATTCCGGTTCATTTACATCGAAGAAAGATGAGGAGGGTAATCCGAAATAG
- a CDS encoding GGDEF domain-containing protein yields MEFRGKFVAIVAILLLIGWRLFLMSVLTLPLITISLFVSVAVLITWLGFQYDRMYFIATHDASTGLYNREYALQQIKSMLRDAQRLQIPLSILIIDANNLKQVNDTYGHLAGDQGIRMIARTLKLYTTTKRDVAARLGGDEFIVIHPGGDRAVSEVVANRIHYALGEQSKVSRITMTVSIGIATFPEDAENATDLMRIADSRMYAEKHQFHVSQRN; encoded by the coding sequence GTGGAATTTCGAGGAAAGTTTGTAGCGATCGTCGCGATCTTGCTTCTTATTGGTTGGCGCTTGTTTCTAATGTCAGTTCTCACTTTGCCTCTCATCACGATAAGCCTCTTTGTATCTGTGGCAGTTCTCATCACTTGGTTAGGGTTCCAGTATGATCGGATGTACTTCATAGCAACGCACGACGCATCCACTGGGCTATACAATCGCGAATACGCCTTACAGCAGATCAAATCCATGCTGCGAGATGCGCAGCGTCTTCAAATTCCTCTTTCTATCCTCATCATAGATGCCAACAACTTAAAACAAGTAAATGACACGTACGGTCACCTTGCCGGTGATCAAGGCATTCGTATGATCGCAAGGACTTTAAAATTATATACGACGACGAAGCGTGACGTGGCGGCCCGGCTTGGAGGGGATGAGTTTATCGTCATTCATCCAGGGGGTGATCGGGCGGTCAGTGAGGTTGTGGCCAATAGAATTCATTATGCACTGGGGGAGCAGTCGAAAGTAAGCCGGATTACGATGACAGTTTCTATCGGGATCGCCACCTTTCCTGAAGATGCAGAGAACGCCACGGACCTGATGAGAATTGCTGACTCGAGAATGTACGCGGAGAAACATCAGTTTCATGTTTCGCAACGAAATTAG